Within Nocardioides rotundus, the genomic segment ACGGCTCGCCCGGCACCGGGGTGGTGATGGCCGCCAAGCGCTACCGCGGCGAGGACGAGCGGGCCTTCCACCGCTCGGCGGCCTACACCGAGGGCCGGCGGGTGCGGAAGTCGCGCGACGCCCGGGCGATGCGCAAGAAGACCGCGCACGGTCGCGCGGTCGCCGCCGGCCAGTGGGCGTGGGCGGAGTGGCAGGCGCTCGTGCGCTGCCACGACGCCGGGCTGCCTGTCCCCTATCCCGTCCAGATCGACGGCACGGAGATCCTCATGGAGTGGATCACCGACGCCGACGGCGAGTCCGCCCCGCGGCTGGCGCAGACCCGCCCGGAGCCGGCACTGCTGCGCGACTACTTCGACCAGGCGGTCGACGTGCTCGCCACGCTCGCCCAGCAGGGGATGGTCCACGGCGACCTGTCGCCGTACAACATCCTGGCCACCGGCGAGCGGCTGGTGGTGATCGACCTGCCGCAGGTCATCGACCTGGTCGCCAACCCCCAGGGGGCGGACTTCCTGCTGCGCGACGTCACGAACGTGTGCCGGTGGTTCCAGGCGCGCGGGCTGGAGGTGGACGAGCAGGAGGTGTACGCCGACCTGCTGGCGCACGCGTTCTAGGGTTCCGGGCATGAGACAGAGCCGCGGACGCGTCGTCGAGATCGAGACCCGGGCCGAGCTGGAGGTGCGCGTCGCACGCGGCGCCACCTCGCTGGCCGGCTGGCACCTGCAGTCGGTCGACCTGCGCGGCTTCGCCCTGCTCGCCACCGTCGACGTCGCCGGGGCGCTGTTCCTCGGCTGCACCTTCGACGACGGCATGGAGTCCTCGGTGCGGCAGCGCGGCGGCATCGTCTTCCCCGAGGTGCCCGAGACCCCGGTCGACACCTACCGGTCCACGCTCTACACCCCCGAGGAGCTCTACGACACCCTCGACGGGAGCGGGTACGACGACTCCCTGGACGCGCGCGCCTACGCCTGGTCGCAGCAGCCCGAGACGCCCGACGGGGCGCTGGCCCAGGCCCTGCACGACCACGCGGTCGACCAGGCGCTCGCGGACTGGGTGAAGGGCCGGCGGATCGTCGGGGTGATGGGCGGGCATGCCGCCCAGCGCGGGTCGGAGGAGTATGCGCAGGCGGCCCGGCTCGGTCGCGACCTCGGGGGTGCGGTGACCGTCGCGACCGGCGGCGGGCCCGGAGCGATGGAGGCGGCCAACCTCGGCGCCTGGCTGGCCGGCGCCCCGCCCGAGGTGATGGACGAGGCGCTGGCCGCGCTCGCCGCCGCCCCGTCCTTCAAGCCCTCGGTCGGGGACTGGGCGAGCGCGGCCTTCGACGTCCGGCGGCGCTGGCCCGAGGGCACCGAGTCCCTGGGCATCCCGACCTGGTACTACGGCCACGAGCCGCCGAACCCGTTCGCCTCCAGCATCGCGAAGTACTTCGCCAACGCCGCCCGTGAGGCGATCCTGCTGGAGATCTGCAACGGCGGGATCGTCTTCCTGCCCGGCGCCGCCGGGACGGTGCAGGAGATCTTCCAGGACGCGTGCGAGAACTACTACGCCGACCCGGCGGCGGTCGCGCCGATGGTGCTGGTCGGGGAGGACTACTGGACCCGCGACCTGCCGGCCTGGCCGCTGTTGCAGGCGCTGGCCCGCGGGCGCGCGATGGAGCCGCACGTCCACCTCGTCGACACCGCCGACGAGGCGGCACGGGTCGTGCTCACGCAGCCGGGGCAGCCGGTCAGGGAGTCCTAGCCGCCGCGCCTCACGCCCCGATGTAGTGCATGACGTGCTTGATCCGGGTGTAGTCCTCCAGGCCGTACATCGACAGGTCCTTGCCGTAGCCGGAGTGCTTGAAGCCGCCGTGCGGCATCTCGGAGATGAACGGGATGTGGGTGTTCACCCAGACGCAGCCGAAGTCCAGGCCGCGGGTCATCCGCATGGCGCGCGCGTGGTCGGTCGTCCACACCGAGGACGCCAGGCCGTAGTCGACGCCGTTGGCCCAGCGCAGCGCCTCGGCCTCGTCGGAGAACCGCTGCACCGTCATCACCGGACCGAAGATCTCGGTCTGTATCTGCTCGTCGTCCTGCCGCAGCCCGGAGACCACCGTGGGCTCGTAGAAGTAGCCGCGCTCGCCGTGCCGGGTGCCGCCGGTCTCGACCCGGGCGTGGTCGGGCAGCCGGTCCACCATGCCGCTGACGTGACCGAGCTGGGTGCTGTTGTTGAGCGGACCGTAGTAGGTGCCCTCCGCGAGCGGGTCGCCGGTCGGCATCCCCTGAGCGGCCTCGGCGAGCGCGGCGACGAAGTCGTCGTGCACCGCGTCGGCGACCAGGATCCGAGTGGCGGCGGTGCAGTCCTGGCCGGCGTTGAAGAGGCCCGCCCCGGCGATGCCCTCGGCGGCGGCTGCCAGGTCGGCGTCCTCGAAGACGACCACCGGGGCCTTCCCGCCGAGCTCGAGGTGCACCCGCTTGAGGTCGCGGGCGGCCGAGCCCGCCACCTCCATGCCGGCGCGCACCGAACCGGTGATCGCCACCATCTGCGGCGTCGGGTGCTCGACCAGGCTGCGCCCGGTGTCCCGGTCGCCGCAGACGACGTTGAAGACGCCCGGCGGCAGGAACTCCTGCGCCAGCTCGGCGAACAGGGTGGTGCTGGCCGGCGTGGTGTCGCTCGGCTTGAGCACGACCGTGTTGCCGGCGGCCAGCGCCGGCGCGACCTTCCAGATCATCATCAGCAGCGGGTAGTTCCAGGGCGTCACCTGGCCCACGACCCCGACCGGCTCGCGGCGTACATAGGAGGTGTGGTCGGCGAGGTACTCCCCCGCCGAGCGCCCCTCCAGCACCCGGGCCGCGCCGGCGAAGAACCGGAAGTGGTCCGAGGCGTAGGGCATCTCCTCCTCCATGGTCAGCCCGCGCGGCTTGCCGGTGTCGCGGCACTCGACCTCGTTGATCTCCTCGATCCGCGACTCCACGGCGTCGGCGATCCGCAGCAGCGCGGTCGCCCGCTCGGCCGCTGTGGTCCGTCCCCAGGACTCGAAGGCGCGGGCCGCGGCGCGGTAGGCCCGGTCCACGTCCTCCAGCCCCGACCTCGGGGCGGTGGCGTACACCTCCCCCGTCGTCGGGTCCAGCACGTCGTAGGTCTCCCCCGACGCGCTGCCCACCTGCTCGCCGTCGACGACGTTGCGGAAGGTCTGGTCCGCCATGACTCTCCTCTCAGCGGGGATCGGAGCGCTCACCCTAGCGATGGGACCACGAAATCGGTAGGTCGCGGCCACAATCCACGACGGATTCGCTTGCGTTCACCTCGATTCATGGGCACGATGGTCACCATGGCCGACCAGCAGACCCCCACCGACGACTACGACCACCTCCAGCAGGCCGGCAAGGACCACCTGTGGATGCACTTCGCCCGGCACTCGGGCTTCGCCGACGCCGACATCCCGGTCATCGTGCGCGGGGAGGGCGCCTACCTCTACGACGCCCAGGGCAAGCGCTACCTCGACGGGCTGGCCGGGCTGTTCGTCAGCCAGCTGGGCCACGGTCGCGAGGAGCTGGCCGAGGCGGCCGCGCAGCAGGCGCGTGAGCTGGCGTTCATGCCGCTGTGGTCCTACGCCCACCCGCCCGCCATCGAGCTCGCCGAGAAGGTCGCGTCCCACGCCCCCGGCAGCCTGAACCGGGTCTTCTTCACCAGCGGCGGCGGCGAGGCCGTGGAGACCGCGTGGAAGCTGGCGAAGAACTACTTCAAGCTCACCGGCAAGCCGATGAAGCACAAGGTGATCAGCCGGGCCATCGCCTACCACGGCACCACCCAGGGCGCGCTGTCGATCACCGGCCTGCCGCTGCTCAAGCAGCAGTTCGAGCCGCTGGTCCCCTCGACCTTCCGCGCGCCGAACACGAACATGTACCGCGCCCCGGTGCACGCCGACGACCCCGAGGCCTTCGGCCGGTGGGCGGCCGACCAGATCGCCGTCGCGATCGAGAACGAGGGGCCGGACACCGTCGCCGCGGTCTTCCTCGAGCCGGTGCAGAACGCCGGCGGCTGCTTCCCGCCGCCCCCGGGCTACTGGCAGCGGGTGCGGGAGATCTGCGACGAGTACGACGTGCTCCTGGTCTCCGACGAGGTCATCTGCGCCTTCGGGCGGCTGGGCACCATGTTCGGCGCCGAGCGCTTCGACTACGAGCCCGACATGATCACCTGCGCCAAGGGCATCACCTCCGGCTACGCCCCGCTCGGCGCGATGATCGCCTCGGACCGGTTGATGGAGCCGTTCTTGGAGCCCGGCGCCATGTTCGCCCACGGCTACACCTTCGGCGGCCACCCGGTCTCGACCGCCGTCGCCCTGCGCAACCTGCAGATCTTCGAGGACGAGAAGGTCCTGGAGAACGTCCGGAGCAACGAGGACGCGTTCCGCGCCACCCTCGAGCGGCTCACCGACCTGCCGATCGTCGGCGACGTCCGCGGCGAGGGCTACTTCTACGGCATCGAGCTGGTGAAGGACAAGGCGACCAAGGAGAGCTTCACCGACGAGGAGTGCGAGCGGATCCTCTACGGCTTCGTGTCCAAGCAGCTCTACGCCGAGGGCCTCTACTGCCGCGCCGACGACCGCGGCGACCCGGTCGTCCAGCTGGCGCCGCCGCTGATCTGCGACCAGTCCCACTTCGACGAGATCGAGCAGATCATGCGGGTCGTGCTGGAGAAGGCCGGGCAGATGCTCTGACCTCGTCGCCCTGGGGGGAACTGTGAAGCCCCTGAGTCATCTGATGGCTCAGGGGCTTCACGGTCCCCGGGGGCGCCGTACCCTCACGAGTCGAAGCCCAGGCCCGCGCGGTCCAGGGCACGCAGCCACAGGGAGCGGCGCCCGCCGTTGCGGTCGGAGCGCTCGAGCTCGCGCCGGGTCAGGTTGATCCCGGCCGCGCGCAGCGGCTCGGGTGGGAACGGCAGCGGCCGCTCGCGCACCATCCGCAGGCGGGTGCGCTCGGTGTCCTCCCCGTGCAGCAGGTCCAGCACCACGTCGGCGGCGAACCGGGTGGCGGCGACGCCCAGCCCGGTGAAGCCGAGCGACCAGGCGACCCGGCCGGCCAGCCCGGTGCCGTGGAAGGCGGTGAACCGGGTGCTGGTGTCGATCACCCCGCCCCAGCGGTGGCTGAAGGCGATCCCCTCCAGCTGCGGGAAGGTCTCCAGGAAGTGCTCCGCCAACCGCAGGTGGGTGCCGCCGTGCTGCTCCAGCACCGGGTCGATCCGGGAGGCGTAGTGGTAGACGGCGTCGTAGCCGCCCCACACGATCCGGTCGTCGTGGGTGAGGCGGTAGTAGTGGAAGAGGTTCCCCGCGTCGGAGACCCCCTCCCGGCCGGCCCACCCGACCGCCGCGCGCTGCTCCGAGCTGAGCGGCTCGGTGGCCAGCACGTGGTCGTAGACCGGGACGGTGGCCAGCCGCAGCCGGCGCAGCAGCGGCGGGAACGCGTTCGTCGCGAGCACCACCCGGCGTGCTCGTATCCGCCCCTGCTCCGTGCGCACCTCGACCCGGTCACCGGAGCGCTCCAGGTCCAGTGCAGGGGTGTGCTCGTGGATCCGGACGCCGCCGCGCAGGCAGGCCGCGCGCAGTCCCCACGCCAGGCGCGCCGGCTCCACCATCGCGGTGCCGGTCGCTGAGAACAGACCGGCCAGGTAGGTGGGCGAGTCCACCCGCGCCCGGGTCGCCGCGGCGTCCAGCAGCTCCACGGGCTCGCCCGCGGCCGTGAGGTCGGCGTGCACGTCGGCCAGCGCCTCCGCCTCGTGCGGCCGCGTCGCCACGGTCAGCTCCCCGGTGTCCTCCCAGCCGCAGTCGATCCGATGACGGCGTACGTCGGCCTCCATCGCCGCCAGGTTCGCCGCCCCGAGGCGGTCGAGCAGGTCGAGCTCCTCGGGCCAGCGGGCCAGGCCGTTGGCGCGGCCGTGGGTGAGGCTGGCGGAGGCGAAGCCGCCGTTGCGGCCGCTGGCCTGGTCGCCGCAGCGACCGGCGTCCACGAGGAGCACCGACTCACCGGGGTAGCGGTCCAGGGACCGCAGCGCCGCCCACAGGCCGGCGTACCCACCCCCGACGACGACCAGGTCGGCCTCGGCCTCACCGGTCAGGGGCGGCTCGGGCTCGGGCGCGGAGGGATCGTCGAGCCACAGCGTCTTCGGGCGGGCGCCCGCGAGAGCGGCCCGGGCGGCACGCTCAGACAGCACGGCGGCGGCTGCGGGCGCGCAGCTCCCCCATCAGCACGATCGCCACCGAGATCACCAGCATCACCGTGCCCACCACGTTGATCTGCATCGGCACCGTCCGGCGCGCGACGCCCCAGACGTACATCGGGAACGTGGTGGTGTTGCCGGCGTTGAGGTTGGTGATGATGAAGTCGTCGAAGGACAGGGAGAACGCCAGCAGCGCCGCGCCCAGGATGCCCGGGAACACCAGCGGGAAGGTGACCCGCCAGAAGGTCTGGGCCGGCGTGGCGTAGAGGTCCATCGCCGCCTGCTCCAGGTTGTCGTCCATGCCCGCCAGCCGCGCGCGCACCGTGACGACCACGAAGGACAGGCAGAAGGTGACGTGCGCGATCAGGATGGTCCAGAAGCCCAGCTGCCCGGCGAAGCCGGCGGCCACGAACAGCGCCAGCAGCGAGGAGCCCATGACGATCTCCGGGGAGGCCATCGGCAGGAAGATCAGCAGGTTGGTCGCCGATCGCCCCGCGAAGCGGTGTCGCACCAGCGCGAAGGCCATCAGCGTGCCGAGGACGGTGGCGATGAGGGTGGACAGGCCGCCGATCTCCAGGCTCCGCACGACGGCCTGGCACATCGAGGGGTCGGCACAGGGGTTGAGCCAGTTGTCGAGGGTGAACGCGTTGAACTCGTAGATCTTCGTCTGCTCGCTGGGGAGCTTGTTGAAGCTCATCAGCACGACCACGAAGATCGGCAGGAAGGTGTAGAGCAGCACCCCCAGGCCGAGGAGGAGCACGACGTGCTCCCGCAGCCAGGACGTCCCGCCACGCGACGCGCTCACAGCAGCTCCTCCGTCCCCGCCCGGCGGACGTAGACCATCACCATGCCCACGATCAGCACCATCAGCAGCACCGACAGGGCACTGGCCGCCGGGTAGTCGTTGGCGTCGGTGAACAGGCTCTGGATGACCGAGCCGATCATCCGGGTGTTGGTGCTGCCCAGCAGCTCGGCGTTGATGTAGTCGCCGACCGCGGGGATGAAGGTCAGCAGCGACCCGGAGACCACCCCGGGCAGGGACAGCGGCCAGGTGACCTTGAAGAACCCCACCACAGGGTTGGCGTAGAGGTCGCGGGAGGCCTCGATCAGCCGGTAGTCGATCTTGTCCAGGCTGGCGAACAGCGGCAGCACCATGAACGGCAGGAAGTTGTAGGTCAGGCCGGCGATCACCGCGACCGGGGTGTAGAGCAGCCGGCCGTCCGTGCCGAGGATCTGGAGGGTCTGCAGTGCCTGGACGATCCAGCCGTCGTCGGCCAGCAGCAGCTTCCAGGACAGGGTGCGCACCAGGAAGCTGGTGAAGAAGGGCGCGATCACCAGCACGAGCAGCAGGTTCTTCCACCGGCCGGCCTTGAAGGCGATCGCGTAGGCGAGCACGTAGCCGAGGAGCAGGCACAGGACGGTGGCGATGGCGCCGTACGCCAGCGACCGCAGCAGTGGCTGCCAGTAGTCGGCGACCGCGTCCACGTAGTTCTGCCAGTGGTAGGTCATCTGGTAGCCGCGGAAGTCCGAGCCCGCGGGGTCGTAGAGGCTGGCCGCCACCAGCGAGTAGAAGGGGACGACGAAGAACACCAGCAGCCAGACCGCCGCCGGGATCAGCAGCAGGTATCCGGTGCGCGCGCGCCGTCGGGTCGTCTCGGCCATCGGCTCAGGCGCCCTCGAGCTGGGAGCCGGCGCGGGAGTCCTGGGAGCTGTCGAGCAGGAAGGCGTACTCCGGGCGCCAGGAGAGCTCCACCCGGTCCCCGACCGCGAAGATCCGCCGCCGGCCGGTGTTCTGCTCGAAGACCTGCAGCTCCTGGCCCCATGGCATGCGGACGAGGTACTGCGTGGAGACGCCCACGAACGAGACGTCGGTGACCACCCCACCGGGGACGGTGTTGCCGGGCGCGTCCAGCGCCTCGCCCTCGTCGCCGATCAGCACCTTCTCCGGCCGGATGCCGATCCACCCGCGGTCGCCGTCCGTGTGCGAGCGGGACGCGGGGATGGAGACGTCGATGCCGTGCATGTCCACCGTCACGGTGTCGCCGGAGCGCGATCGCACGGTGCCCTCGATCAGGTTGGACTGGCCCAGGAAGTTGGCGACGAACGTGGTGCGGGGGTTCTCGTAGAGCTCGGCCGGGGCGCCCATCTGCTCGATCACGCCGGCATTCATCACCGCGACGGTGTCGGCCATCGTCATGGCCTCCTCCTGGTCGTGGGTGACGTGGATGAAGGTGAGCCCCACCTCGGTCTGGATCCGCTTCAGCTCGATCTGCATCTGCCGGCGCAGCTTGAGGTCCAGCGCCCCCAGCGGCTCGTCGAGCAGCAGCACCTGGGGCCGGTTGATGAGCGCTCGCGCCAGCGCCACCCGCTGCTGCTGGCCGCCGGAGAGCTGGGCGGGCTTCTTGCGGGCCTGGCTCTCCAGCTCCACCAGCTCCAACATCGACTCGACCGCGGCGTCGACGTCGGCGGCCTTGCGGCGACGCAGCCCGAAGGCGACGTTCTCGAAGATGTCCAGGTGGGGGAAGAGCGCGTAGTTCTGGAAGACCGTGTTGACCGGGCGCCGGTAGGGCTTGGCCCAGGTGATGTCCTCCCCACCGAGGGTGATCGTGCCCGAAGTCGGCGTCTCCAGCCCCGCGACCATCCGCAGCGTGGTGGTCTTGCCGCAGCCCGAGGGGCCGAGCAGGGCGAAGAACGAGCCGGAGGGCACGTCGAGGTCCAGGGAGCGTACGGCGATGAAGCCGCCGAACTCCTTGGTCAGCTCGCGCAGCCCCAGGCCCGCTCCCGTGGCCTCGGCCGTCGCGTCATGGGTCTCCTCAACCGCTCTGGACATCGGACCAGTCCCTTTCGTAGGCGGTGGTCTGCCGGTCGTCGAGGGCCATGAACCCGAAGGAGGTGCTCAGCAGCTCGTCGTCGGGGAAGATCAGCGGGCTCTCGGCGGCGGTGGGGTCGAGGTCCTGCATCACCTCGCGGGCGCCCTTGACCGGACAGATGTAGTAGTTCCAGGCCGCCAGCTTCGCCGCGACCTCGGGGTCGTAGTAGTAGTTCATCCACTTCTCGGCGTTGGCCTGGTGGGTGGCGAGGTTCGGCACGATCATGTTGTCCGACCACAGGGAGACCCCCTCGTCGGGGAAGACCCACTTGATGTCGGGGTTCTCCAGCTGGGTGACGATCGTGTCGCCCGACCACGCCTCACAGGCCGCGGTGTTCCCCGACGCCAGGTCGTTGAGGTAGTCGTTGCCGTTGAACGCGCGCACCTGGCCGTCGGAGACCGCCTTGCGCAGCCGCTCCAGCGCCGTCTGCCACTGGTCGTCGGTGAAGTCCTCGGGATCGGCGTCGACGACCTTGAGCATGAACGCCATGGTGTCGCGCATCTCGGTCAGCAGCGTGACCTTGCCCTTGAGGTCGGGCCGCTCGAGCAGCTCGGCGAAGCTGGAGACCTCGCCGGTGACCTTGGAGTTGTAGGCGATGCCGGTCAGGCCGCTCTGCCACGGCACGTGGAAGCGGTCCTGGGGATCCCACGCGGGCGCGCGCAGCGAGTCGATCAGGTTCTCCCGGACGTTCGGCAGCGCCCCGGTGTCCAACGGCTGGATCCAGCCCAGGTCGATCATCCGCGCGGCCATCCAGTCGGTGAGCACCATGATGTCGCGGTTCACCGACTGGCAGGTGGCCAGCTGGTTCTTCACCTTGGCGTAGAACTCCTGGTTGTCGTTCACGTCGTCGGTGTAGTCCACCGAGATCCCCGTCTGCCGCTGAAAGACCTGGAACGTGGAGTCCCGCTGCTTGCGCGGGTCGATGTAGGCTGGCCAGTTGCTCACGACCAGCCGCGCGTCCCGGTCCGAGACGTCGCGGGCCCGGCAGCGGGCCGGGTCCTGCTGGGCCCCGGGCACGTCGAAGAACGGCAGCCGCAGCGACGCCAGGCTGGCGCCGGCGAAGCCGACGGCTCCGGCGCCGCGTAGCACGTTGCGGCGTGTCAGGCTCGCCATCCTTGCTCCCTCCCGGCGAAAGGTGTTCGGATCCTGCCATGCACCCAGGCATGGGGCAAGGAATTCGTTGAATTTCTCGCTTCCGGCGACGGATCCGCGACTCTCTCCCGATTCTGTGACACGATTCCGGCCATGGGCAAGAGGTCTCCGGTCGCGCTCGACGACGTCTCCAAGGGCATCATCGAGCAGCTGCAACAAGACGGCCGGCGCTCCTACGCCGCGATCGGGAAGGTCGTCGGGCTCTCGGAGGCGGCTGTGCGCCAGCGGGTGCAGCGGCTGGTGGACGCGGGCGTGATGCAGGTCGTCGCGGTCACCGACCCGATGCAGCTGGGCTTCGACCGCCAGGCGATGATCGGCGTCACCGTGCGCGGTGCGCTGCAGACCGTGGCCGACCAGCTGGCCGCGCTGGACGAGGTCGACTACGTGGTCATCACCACGGGCAAGTACGACCTGCTCGTCGAGGCGGTCGTGGAGAACGAGGACGACCTGCTGGAGCTCCTGGAGAGCCGGATCCGCAGCATCGACGGGGTGGAGTCCACCGAGACGTTCATGTACCTGCGCCTGGTCAAGCAGACCTACTCGTGGGGCGTGCGCTGAGGCCCGCGGCATGCTCGTAGTGCGCCACCAGCGCCCCGTTCACCGCCTGCCACGAGCGCTCGGCGACGCTGGGGCGGGCGTGCTGAGCCAGGGCGGTACGGCGCAGCGGCTCACGTCGCAGCCGGTCGACCGCGGCCGCCAGCGCATGCCCGTCCCCCGCGGGGTAGAGCAGCCCGTTGCGCTCGGGCTCGACCAGGTCCAGCGGTCCCCCGCTGGCCGGCGCCACGACCGGGACGCCCGAGGCCAGCGCCTCCTGCGCTGACTGGCAGAAGGTCTCGTGCCGCCCGGTGTGGGCGAAGACGTCCAGGGAGGCGTACGCCGCTGCGAGCTGCTCGCCGTGCAGGACGCCCAGGAACCGGGCTCGCGGCAGGTGCTTGCGCAGCCGCGGCTCCTCGGGACCGCCCCCCACGATCACCAGGCGCACGCCGGTCAGGTCGTGCACGTGCCGGAGCAGGTGCAGCTCCTTCTCCGGCGCCAGCCGGCCGACGTACCCCACCAGCAGCTCGCCCTCGGGCGCGAGCGTCTCGCGCAGCCGGTCGTTGGCCTTCGAGGGGTCGAAGAGCTCCTGGTCCACGCCGCGCGGCCACAGGGCGACGTTGCGCACGCCCAGTGCCCGCAGCTGGGTGACGCTGGCGCGCGACGGCGCGAGCGTGGTGGTCACGCCGTCGTGGACGCGGCGGGTGAGGCGCACCATCGCCGGCGCCCCACCGGGGATCTGGTAGCGATCGGCGAACCCGACCAGGTCGGTCTGGTAGATCGCCACCGTGGGGATCCCCAGCCCCTGGGCGGTCCGCGCTGCCTGGTAGCCCAGGGTGGCGGGGCTGGCCAGGTGCACGACGTCGGGCTGGAAGCGCTCCATCACCGCGCGCAGCCGACGGCGCGTCTCCAGGCCCAGCCGGAAGTCGTGGTAGAACGGCAGGCTCGCTCCGCGGGCCCGGGTCACGGGGAACCCCGCGTAGCTGTCCGGGCCGGTGGGTGCCACCAGCTCGGCCCGATGTCCCTCGGCGGCCAGGTGCTCCAGCACCCGGCGCACCGAGTTGGTGACCCCGTTGACCTGGGGCAGGAACGACTCGGCGACCACAAGCACTCGCAGGCTCATCGCGCATCCCTTCAGTGGAAGGTCCGACACAGCGGACGCTAGGGATCGCGGGACAACGAGCGGCCCCGGTCAGGGTGGCCGTCAGGTGAATGTCCGCCGAAGGAACCTCACCGCTCGGAGGCGGCCAGCTGCCCGCAGGCGGCGTCGATCTCGCTGCCGCGGGTGTCGCGCACCGTGGTGGGGACGCCCTTGGCCTCCAGCCGGCGGACGAACTCCTCGGTGTCCTCGTCGCGGGAGCGAGTGAACCGGGAGCCGGGCACCTCGTTGAGCGGGATCAGGTTCACGTGCACCCAGCCCCAATCGCCCCGGGCGTTGAGCACGTCGGCGAGCAGGTCGGCCCGCCAGGCCTGGTCGTTGATGTCGCGCATCATGGCGTACTCGATGGAGACGCGGCGCTTGGTGGCGCGGGCGTAGTTCCACGCAGCGTCCACGGCCTCGTCCACGCTCCAGCGGGTGTTGATGGGCACCAGGTCGTTGCGCAGCTCGTCGTCGGGCGCGTGCAGCGACAGGGCGAGCGTGACCGGCACGCCCTCCTCGG encodes:
- a CDS encoding serine protein kinase RIO; this translates as MNTFEDLSSPDPIDSRFVFDWHAYDEPEDGDQRWSTWLSVEPLCRGPEPRPDWLVTSQAAIDTDLGILKTGKEADVFLLERALPPDDPANDGSPGTGVVMAAKRYRGEDERAFHRSAAYTEGRRVRKSRDARAMRKKTAHGRAVAAGQWAWAEWQALVRCHDAGLPVPYPVQIDGTEILMEWITDADGESAPRLAQTRPEPALLRDYFDQAVDVLATLAQQGMVHGDLSPYNILATGERLVVIDLPQVIDLVANPQGADFLLRDVTNVCRWFQARGLEVDEQEVYADLLAHAF
- a CDS encoding NAD(P)/FAD-dependent oxidoreductase, which codes for MLSERAARAALAGARPKTLWLDDPSAPEPEPPLTGEAEADLVVVGGGYAGLWAALRSLDRYPGESVLLVDAGRCGDQASGRNGGFASASLTHGRANGLARWPEELDLLDRLGAANLAAMEADVRRHRIDCGWEDTGELTVATRPHEAEALADVHADLTAAGEPVELLDAAATRARVDSPTYLAGLFSATGTAMVEPARLAWGLRAACLRGGVRIHEHTPALDLERSGDRVEVRTEQGRIRARRVVLATNAFPPLLRRLRLATVPVYDHVLATEPLSSEQRAAVGWAGREGVSDAGNLFHYYRLTHDDRIVWGGYDAVYHYASRIDPVLEQHGGTHLRLAEHFLETFPQLEGIAFSHRWGGVIDTSTRFTAFHGTGLAGRVAWSLGFTGLGVAATRFAADVVLDLLHGEDTERTRLRMVRERPLPFPPEPLRAAGINLTRRELERSDRNGGRRSLWLRALDRAGLGFDS
- a CDS encoding ABC transporter ATP-binding protein: MSRAVEETHDATAEATGAGLGLRELTKEFGGFIAVRSLDLDVPSGSFFALLGPSGCGKTTTLRMVAGLETPTSGTITLGGEDITWAKPYRRPVNTVFQNYALFPHLDIFENVAFGLRRRKAADVDAAVESMLELVELESQARKKPAQLSGGQQQRVALARALINRPQVLLLDEPLGALDLKLRRQMQIELKRIQTEVGLTFIHVTHDQEEAMTMADTVAVMNAGVIEQMGAPAELYENPRTTFVANFLGQSNLIEGTVRSRSGDTVTVDMHGIDVSIPASRSHTDGDRGWIGIRPEKVLIGDEGEALDAPGNTVPGGVVTDVSFVGVSTQYLVRMPWGQELQVFEQNTGRRRIFAVGDRVELSWRPEYAFLLDSSQDSRAGSQLEGA
- a CDS encoding aspartate aminotransferase family protein, which translates into the protein MADQQTPTDDYDHLQQAGKDHLWMHFARHSGFADADIPVIVRGEGAYLYDAQGKRYLDGLAGLFVSQLGHGREELAEAAAQQARELAFMPLWSYAHPPAIELAEKVASHAPGSLNRVFFTSGGGEAVETAWKLAKNYFKLTGKPMKHKVISRAIAYHGTTQGALSITGLPLLKQQFEPLVPSTFRAPNTNMYRAPVHADDPEAFGRWAADQIAVAIENEGPDTVAAVFLEPVQNAGGCFPPPPGYWQRVREICDEYDVLLVSDEVICAFGRLGTMFGAERFDYEPDMITCAKGITSGYAPLGAMIASDRLMEPFLEPGAMFAHGYTFGGHPVSTAVALRNLQIFEDEKVLENVRSNEDAFRATLERLTDLPIVGDVRGEGYFYGIELVKDKATKESFTDEECERILYGFVSKQLYAEGLYCRADDRGDPVVQLAPPLICDQSHFDEIEQIMRVVLEKAGQML
- a CDS encoding LOG family protein → MRQSRGRVVEIETRAELEVRVARGATSLAGWHLQSVDLRGFALLATVDVAGALFLGCTFDDGMESSVRQRGGIVFPEVPETPVDTYRSTLYTPEELYDTLDGSGYDDSLDARAYAWSQQPETPDGALAQALHDHAVDQALADWVKGRRIVGVMGGHAAQRGSEEYAQAARLGRDLGGAVTVATGGGPGAMEAANLGAWLAGAPPEVMDEALAALAAAPSFKPSVGDWASAAFDVRRRWPEGTESLGIPTWYYGHEPPNPFASSIAKYFANAAREAILLEICNGGIVFLPGAAGTVQEIFQDACENYYADPAAVAPMVLVGEDYWTRDLPAWPLLQALARGRAMEPHVHLVDTADEAARVVLTQPGQPVRES
- a CDS encoding ABC transporter permease; the protein is MAETTRRRARTGYLLLIPAAVWLLVFFVVPFYSLVAASLYDPAGSDFRGYQMTYHWQNYVDAVADYWQPLLRSLAYGAIATVLCLLLGYVLAYAIAFKAGRWKNLLLVLVIAPFFTSFLVRTLSWKLLLADDGWIVQALQTLQILGTDGRLLYTPVAVIAGLTYNFLPFMVLPLFASLDKIDYRLIEASRDLYANPVVGFFKVTWPLSLPGVVSGSLLTFIPAVGDYINAELLGSTNTRMIGSVIQSLFTDANDYPAASALSVLLMVLIVGMVMVYVRRAGTEELL
- a CDS encoding ABC transporter permease, which codes for MSASRGGTSWLREHVVLLLGLGVLLYTFLPIFVVVLMSFNKLPSEQTKIYEFNAFTLDNWLNPCADPSMCQAVVRSLEIGGLSTLIATVLGTLMAFALVRHRFAGRSATNLLIFLPMASPEIVMGSSLLALFVAAGFAGQLGFWTILIAHVTFCLSFVVVTVRARLAGMDDNLEQAAMDLYATPAQTFWRVTFPLVFPGILGAALLAFSLSFDDFIITNLNAGNTTTFPMYVWGVARRTVPMQINVVGTVMLVISVAIVLMGELRARSRRRAV
- a CDS encoding gamma-aminobutyraldehyde dehydrogenase, which encodes MADQTFRNVVDGEQVGSASGETYDVLDPTTGEVYATAPRSGLEDVDRAYRAAARAFESWGRTTAAERATALLRIADAVESRIEEINEVECRDTGKPRGLTMEEEMPYASDHFRFFAGAARVLEGRSAGEYLADHTSYVRREPVGVVGQVTPWNYPLLMMIWKVAPALAAGNTVVLKPSDTTPASTTLFAELAQEFLPPGVFNVVCGDRDTGRSLVEHPTPQMVAITGSVRAGMEVAGSAARDLKRVHLELGGKAPVVVFEDADLAAAAEGIAGAGLFNAGQDCTAATRILVADAVHDDFVAALAEAAQGMPTGDPLAEGTYYGPLNNSTQLGHVSGMVDRLPDHARVETGGTRHGERGYFYEPTVVSGLRQDDEQIQTEIFGPVMTVQRFSDEAEALRWANGVDYGLASSVWTTDHARAMRMTRGLDFGCVWVNTHIPFISEMPHGGFKHSGYGKDLSMYGLEDYTRIKHVMHYIGA